From the Kitasatospora atroaurantiaca genome, the window GTGCTCGGCCAGCGTGAAGGACGTATATTGCGAACCCGCGTCCGAGTGATGAACCAACTCGCCTGGCAGGGGCGGGTGTTGGTCTCGGTCGCGTTGCCACAGTCCCATGTCCAGGGCGTCCAGGACGAGCCGGGTCTGCTTCGTGGTCGAGGCGGACCAGCCGACGATGCGGCGGGAGAAGGTGTCCACGACGAAGGCGACGTAGACGACGCCGCAGAACGTGGCGACGTGGGTGAAGTCGGCGACCCAGCAGCGGTTCGGTGCGGACGCAACGAAGTCGCGGTCGACCAGGTCCGGCGCCCTGGGCTCGGAGGGATCCGGGATCGTGGTGATCACCTTCTTTCCTCGGACGGCGCCGGTGATGCCGAGCTCGCGCATCAGCCGTTCGACGGTGCAGCGGGCCACGGCATGGCCCTGGCGGTTCAGGTGCCGCCAGATCTTCCTCGCGCCGTAGACGCGGTAGTTGGCGTCGTATGCCTCCTGGATCAGGGTCTTCAGCTCGGTGTCGCGAACGGTGCGGGTCGAGGGTGCCTGCCGGCGCTTGTGGTGGGCGTAGTAGGTGGACGGGGCGATCTTGCAGTCGTGCTCGGTGAGGACACGGCAGATCGGCTCGACTCCGCCGAAGCGGTCCCGGTGCTCGTCGATGAACGCTACGAGCGTGTGTGTGGCCGGTCGAGCTCGGCCGCGAAGAAACTCGCCGCCGCCTTCAGGATCTCGTTCGCCCGCTTCAGTTCGGCGATCTCCTTCTTCATCGCCTTGACCTGCGCGGACTCCTCCGTCGTCGTCCCCGGCCGGGTGCCGGCATCGATCTCGTCCTGGCGGACCCACTTGCGCAGCGTCTCGGTCGTGCCGATGCCGAGCTTCGCGGCGACCGCCTTCATCGCGGCCCACTCGGTGTCGTAGTCGGGCCGCACCTCGGCGACCATCCGCACTGCACGACGGCGCAGCTCAAGCGGGTACTGGGAAGGACGTGCCATGACTCGATCCTCTCAAATGATCGAGTCCCTACCGAACCCGGAACGGTTCACTGCTTCGTCTGTCAGGTGGCCGGTCGGGGCAGTGCCACCAGGCGGCTGAACGCCGCGGTCAGTTCGTGGCGCCAGGGCCAGGTGGCCGCGATCCGCAGGCGTAGACGGCGGGCTCCGCGCGTGATCCGGGCGGCAGTGTGTAGGAGGCGGTAGCGGAGCTTCTTGGGCTCGGCGGTGGCCAACTCGCCGTCCAGCAGCAGGGTTCGCGTCCAGGCCAGCAGGTCGATCGCGGTCAGGGACAGCTCCAGCCAGACCTGGTTGATGGCG encodes:
- a CDS encoding IS3 family transposase (programmed frameshift) produces the protein MARPSQYPLELRRRAVRMVAEVRPDYDTEWAAMKAVAAKLGIGTTETLRKWVRQDEIDAGTRPGTTTEESAQVKAMKKEIAELKRANEILKAAAKFLRGRARPATHTLVAFIDEHRDRFGGVEPICRVLTEHDCKIAPSTYYAHHKRRQAPSTRTVRDTELKTLIQEAYDANYRVYGARKIWRHLNRQGHAVARCTVERLMRELGITGAVRGKKVITTIPDPSEPRAPDLVDRDFVASAPNRCWVADFTHVATFCGVVYVAFVVDTFSRRIVGWSASTTKQTRLVLDALDMGLWQRDRDQHPPLPGELVHHSDAGSQYTSFTLAEHLEKAGIAASIGSVGDAYDNALMESTIGLFKTEVIKPQRPWRSLAQVELATAEWTDWYNHTRLHGEIGHIPPAEYEANHYLSTTKPQVTTNI